In Microplitis mediator isolate UGA2020A chromosome 2, iyMicMedi2.1, whole genome shotgun sequence, a single window of DNA contains:
- the LOC130678675 gene encoding uncharacterized protein LOC130678675 isoform X2, whose amino-acid sequence MHPVIVNTPLQSHCTPVMSLSKTVWTRELANMLTAHPEMHEKRDSLSSGCATMDEKMVIEQPPPPPPQRDPSDPTISAKKLPKKRKFDPSELEEMDKTSNVISNVVSLNTNKQVVCGQQTMTQPSIQIPHTIPSLNQSQLSPQQTHHLQQQQQQQQQQQLHHQQSDCYQSTQTVVQQPPQSTAVDYSLREEPSRSRPRPTPILDLSEWRDHHVLALRDSRYYPGVIRDAGGHGEIYVEFEGEHTLVRYSDVLGVGKYDIISDASPSVGQVKVDAKVCVRYLTTGTSFINGTVCKISTKPQPSFVVKIQRDDDKSETIFVKRADLRLVQPPWWDELEESMMESEPRRVDSVDHGYRNSLDAPMPILLHHTSHLPGHNDSSGYYRTTGTSPLMTISTPVHSANATLSNGSRPYDDLESEDDLDREDITFPSDAGSSKRSSMQSRGSTSSLVEQRSITPRSQAATPRSQAATPHKYKKGDIVATPNGIRKKFNGKQWRRLCSKEGCSKESQRRGYCSRHLSLKGSGLRGPTNAFHGGGEETSRDSDTSPNYSDRRMTGRFDQEETEAANMLVSLGSSRSATPAFSSPTAHSSISPCISQSPVPPLGLNQNNVFMPISSPAHHATSLISPGAKWKHSPTQQSFTVQYQQVIKPEPNRMVRPNRPPQTAPVPPNMGTSVIRISPVGRAVPMQNPTLTWSEQGPPSRHPSVVTSITQQQQQQQQQQHQQQQQQGIILQHALTSNNGFANHTEINEQNTQHLKSPHSPHISLPVPTSTHNVSLIHKSQDIPVDYAQPQIPNQSIYGLQSQHSHQQSQLHHHHHHHHHQQQQQQQQQQQQQQQQHQQQQQQQQQHLSQSQAQHDKKYLVIKNGTEVQSVHITQDDKYRQGMMNHMEQVQSQLHQTTCQPPQSNVIPSAHTDKMSIISQPGSKVIGLHVTPVDLLKTQPMSTGVVMSTTSAITNTSAPTSVFQHVIVQPSHLVQVPKPLSHCEDNNKSNGVVYASHEVSPVYQHHPPPLHNSNSVRNWKKAFSWQTVVDQPEVSPPPSALSPPLSAPPIPLNIGNAGEEPPPGPAPDPITPAEEEDDDVFEAEPTTPAEIEANSNKRRSQSLSALHNKEPQSPSVKSKDPRIRRPMNAFMIFSKRHRAVVHQRHPNQDNRTVSKILGEWWYALGPEEKQKYHDLASEVKEAHFKAHPDWKWCSKDRRKSSTTSFKGNESRSKLNSTGEETDVGPSSEDVPLTPRGSDEIYVPVTAVYNEISSTENNVSQSHPPQRVHEHQMQTENSDFGVKQEEDGNASDDDHQMVICEDPQPDTDLKAKPKAADNGIEMQQDENTENNFNQSRYSPVGGQNREGQNINTEITCRPKPIKGTETTTKYHHASIDKGGTVSVLPPYSYLSPVNPTGVSGFQPKGGAFITMPISPKVVKPEPIKGDQQYATQYSVNNLVSSVHNENGRSISKFTAASVLHSIGSKPMMAVLKHQPLQPITTHRSQTTVAPYQPPLTLTLLNNDLVAVSKQQQGTAQYLGPTGQHPRMFLPSFHIPISDAGNRNVSVQGFAVTGSKIETPSVIVTKSHSLVTNSNPSTPSHRESIGHSIARLAEPEKKDNLMSNNHVQFCGNNLKVEQERKESVSMHLSSGSEKHMQPSTPHTPHTPHANQSVSEHSSGGFYSVEESSGRNNDPGQNKAPFMLAPTPAQLGRAPLQRRQSLAVPTSNAGDQGSVPQLTDNRQRNVTNSESQAQNSSEPLASPSASTKKGSFFKKNVEDGMDRVLEQVNFQEKFSSLPEFKPEDIQSPNAISINTPAGSSVHTPATAGLHSSNISLQNSRKKSGLGSHRASMNEEDAESDISVSATPKSTASVKLTGNTFFGPDFNVDAFRLNSELGGEGETNSPRTPKTPGGGANTSVGSARADNERGPRKVLERRRQLVMQLFQDQGYFPSTQATSNFQAKHSDIFPNKASLQLKIREVRQKLNNSGSIPPISASSLVSPLPVPEASPNVTGSVPSTSMGAPQSLPVSSSGS is encoded by the exons ATGCACCCAGTTATTGTCAATACTCCACTACAGAGTCACTGTACACCGGTCATGAGTCTCTCAAAGACCGTATGGACT CGTGAGTTGGCGAATATGCTGACAGCACATCCAGAGATGCACGAAAAACGTGACTCGCTGAGCAGTGGCTGTGCTACGATGGATGAAAAAATGGTGATTGAACAGCCACCGCCGCCACCACCCCAGCGCGATCCCTCGGATCCAACTATAAGCGCTAAAAAACTTCCAAAGAAGAGAAAATTTGATCCGTCGGAGCTGGAGGAAATGGACAAAACGAGTAATGTCATCAGCAATGTGGTCAGTTTGAATACAAATAAACAGGTAGTTTGTGGTCAGCAGACAATGACACAGCCTAGTATTCAAATTCCACATACAATACCATCGCTGAACCAGTCTCAACTCTCACCTCAACAGACCCACCATctccagcagcagcagcagcaacagcagcagcagcagctgcATCACCAGCAATCGGATTGCTACCAATCCACCCAGACTGTGGTGCAACAACCGCCACAAAGTACGGCTGTCGATTATTCATTGCGCGAGGAACCATCACGTTCGCGGCCACGACCTACTCCGATTCTTGACCTCAGTGAGTGGCGCGATCATCATGTACTTGCGTTGAGGGACTCGCGTTATTACCCGGGTGTTATTAGAGATGCTGGTGGTCATGGTGAAATTTATGTTGAGTTTGAGGGTGAACATACATTAGTGAGGTACAGTGATGTGTTGGGTGTTGGTAAATATGATATTATTAGTGATGCTAGCCCGTCAGTAGGACAAGTTAAAGTGGACGCTAAAGTTTGTGTTAGATATTTAACGACGGGCACATCGTTTATTAATGGGACTGTGTGCAAAATATCGACAAAGCCTCAGCCGAGTTTTGTTGTTAAAATTCAGCGTGATGACGATAAGAGTGAAACTATTTTTGTTAAACGAGCGGATTTGCGGCTTGTCCAGCCTCCGTGGTGGGACGAGCTGGAGGAGAGTATGATGGAAAGTGAGCCGAGGAGAGTTGATTCAGTTG aTCATGGATACAGAAATTCTCTAGATGCTCCAATGCCAATTCTCCTGCATCATACCTCTCACTTGCCAGGTCACAATGACTCCAGCGGATATTACCGTACTACGGGAACTAGTCCTCTCATGACAATTAGCACTCCAGTGCATTCTGCTAATGCAACTCTGAGCAACGGCAGTAGACCTTATGACGATCTGGAGAGCGAGGATGATCTCGATAGGGAGGACATTACATTTCCCTCGGATGCAG GGAGCAGTAAACGGAGTAGTATGCAGAGCCGTGGCAGTACCAGTAGCTTAGTAGAGCAGCGTAGTATAACCCCCCGTTCTCAGGCAGCTACACCCAG aTCTCAGGCGGCAACgccacataaatataaaaagggTGACATAGTGGCCACTCCAAAtggaattagaaaaaaatttaatgggaAACAGTGGCGTAGACTGTGTAGTAAAGAAGGCTGCTCAAAAGAAAGTCAACGACGTGGTTACTGTTCTCGTCATTTAAGTTTAAAAGGTTCAGGTTTACGTGGACCCACAAATGCTTTTCATGGTGGTGGTGAGGAAACCTCTAGAGACTCTGATACCTCACCTAATTACAGCGATAGACGAATGACTGGACGATTTGATCAAGAAGAAACAGAAGCTGCCAACATGCTCGTCTCGTTAGGCAGTTCACGTTCAGCAACACCAGCATTCTCGTCTCCAACAGCTCATTCTTCCATATCACCCTGTATAAGTCAGTCGCCAGTTCCGCCTCTAGGATTAAACCAAAATAACGTATTTATGCCAATATCCAGTCCGGCGCATCATGCCACGTCACTTATTTCGCCTGGTGCTAAATGGAAACACTCGCCAACGCAGCAAAGTTTTACTGTTCAGTATCAGCAAGTTATAAAACCTGAACCAAATCGTATGGTGAGGCCGAATCGGCCTCCACAGACAGCCCCAGTGCCACCAAATATGGGAACAAGTGTTATCCGAATCTCACCAGTTGGACGTGCTGTGCCCATGCAAAATCCAACTTTGACTTGGTCTGAACAGGGTCCACCGTCGCGGCATCCTTCAGTCGTGACGTCTATTActcagcagcagcaacagcaacagcagcagcagcatcaacaacaacaacagcagggAATAATTCTCCAGCATGCACTTACGTCTAACAACGGGTTTGCAAATCACACAGAGATAAACGAGCAAAATACACAGCACTTGAAATCACCACATTCACCGCATATTTCTCTTCCGGTCCCTACTTCTACACACAATGTAAGCCTTATTCATAAATCTCAAGATATTCCTGTCGACTATGCTCAACCCCAGATACCGAACCAATCAATTTACGGTTTACAATCTCAGCATTCACATCAACAGTCTCAActtcaccatcatcatcatcatcaccatcatcaacaacaacagcagcagcaacagcagcagcaacaacagcagcagcagcatcaacagcaacaacaacagcagcagcaacactTGTCACAGTCACAAGCGCAACACGATAAGAAATATCTGGTTATAAAGAATGGAACTGAGGTGCAGTCGGTACATATCACTCAAGATGATAAGTACCGACAAGGTATGATGAATCATATGGAACAGGTGCAGTCACAATTACATCAAACTACATGTCAACCACCACAATCTAATGTGATACCGTCCGCTCATACTGATAAAATGTCAATAATATCACAG CCGGGGAGTAAAGTTATTGGACTTCATGTAACGCCTGTGGATTTATTAAAGACTCAACCGATGTCAACGGGTGTTGTTATGTCAACAACATCAGCTATCACAAATACATCAGCACCCACCAGTGTTTTTCAGCATGTTATTGTTCAGCCGAGTCATTTAGTTCAAGTACCAAAGCCGTTGTCTCACTGCGAAGACAACAATAAAAGCAACGGTGTTGTct ATGCCAGTCATGAAGTATCTCCTGTATATCAACACCATCCTCCGCCATTGCACAACAGCAATTCAGTGCGCAATTGGAAAAAAG CTTTTTCCTGGCAGACAGTGGTAGATCAGCCGGAAGTGAGTCCACCACCATCGGCATTGAGTCCACCCCTTAGCGCACCACCAATACCATTGAATATTGGGAATGCTGGTGAAGAACCACCACCAGGGCCGGCACCCGACCCTATTACACCGGCTGAAGAGGAGGATGATGATGTGTTTGAAGCTGAGCCAACTACTCCTGCTGAAATAGAAGCTAATTCTAATAAACGACGGAGTCAATCTCTCAGTGCACTTCATAATAAAGAACCTCAGAGTCCGTCAGTTAAG tcAAAAGATCCGCGGATAAGGCGTCCGATGAATGCCTTcatgatattttcaaaacgtCATCGAGCTGTTGTACATCAGAGACATCCAAACCAAGACAATCGTACGGTATCTAAAATACTAGGTGAATGGTGGTACGCATTAGGTCctgaagaaaaacaaaaatatcacGACTTAGCGTCTGAAGTTAAAGAGGCGCATTTTAAAGCTCATCCTGACTGGAAATGGTGCAGCAAAGACAGACGGAAGTCCTCGACGACTAGCTTCAAGGGCAATGAATCGAGAAGTAAGCTCAATAGCACAGGAGAGGAAACGGATGTGGGTCCTTCCAGTGAAGATGTTCCGTTAACACCGCGTGGTTCGGATGAAATTTACGTTCCTGTTACTGCTGTATATAATGAGATATCAAGTACTGAG aataatgTTAGTCAGTCTCATCCGCCTCAACGAGTTCATGAGCATCAAATGCAAACAGAGAACTCGGATTTTGGAGTAAAACAAGAGGAAGATGGTAATGCGTCTGACGATGATCATCAAATGGTTATTTGTGAAGATCCTCAACCAGATACAGACTTGAAAGCAAAACCCAAAGCTGCTGATAATGGTATTGAGATGCAGCAAGACGAAAATacggaaaataattttaatcagtcAAGATATTCACCGGTTGGTGGTCAGAACAGGGAAGGCCAGAATATTAATACAGAAATCACGTGCCGTCCCAAGCCTATTAaag GTACTGAAACAACAACAAAATATCATCACGCGTCCATAGATAAAGGCGGAACAGTATCAGTACTGCCACCTTATTCTTATCTCAGTCCTGTGAATCCTACTGGAGTGTCGGGATTTCAACCAAAGGGAGGTGCTTTCATAACGATGCCAATATCCCCGAAAGTCGTTAAACCAGAGCCTATAAAAGGGGATCAGCAGTACGCAACTCAATATAGTGTCAATAATTTAGTATCGAGTGTCCACAATGAAAACGGCAGAAgcatctcgaaatttactgcTGCATCAGTATTGCACTCG ATTGGATCAAAACCGATGATGGCTGTGCTGAAACATCAGCCTTTGCAGCCAATCACAACTCACCGTTCCCAAACAACAGTCGCTCCCTATCAACCCCCGCTTACTcttacattattaaataatgatttgGTGGCTGTTTCTAAACAACAACAGGGTACCGCACAATATCTTGGACCAACTGGACAGCATCCAAGGATGTTTCTCCCCAGTTTTCATATTCCTATTTCTG ACGCTGGAAATCGTAATGTATCAGTACAAGGTTTTGCTGTAACTGGAAGTAAAATAGAAACACCTAGTGTAATTGTCACTAAATCCCATTCACTTGTTACTAATTCAAATCCCAGTACACCGAGTCATCGTGAGTCGATTGGACATTCAATTGCTCGATTAGCGGAACCAGAGAAAAAGGATAATTTAATGTCAAATAATCACGTGCAATTTTGTG gcaataatttaaaagtagaaCAAGAAAGGAAAGAAAGTGTTAGTATGCATTTATCCTCGGGTAGTGAAAAACACATGCAGCCATCAACGCCCCACACTCCTCATACACCTCACGCTAATCAAAGTGTCAGTGAACATTCCTCGGGTGGGTTTTATTCTGTTGAAGAATCCTCTGGTAGGAATAATGACCCTGGGCAGAATAAAGCTCCGTTTATGTTGGCACCAACGCCTGCTCAACTTGGACGAGCTCCGTTGCAGCGAAGACAATCTTTAg cTGTTCCAACGTCAAATGCTGGAGACCAAGGAAGTGTCCCTCAACTTACAGATAATCGTCAAAGAAATGTTACAAATTCCGAATCACAGGCGCAAAATTCATCGGAACCTTTAGCTTCTCCTTCGGCGTCAACTAAAAAAGGCTCATTCTTCAAGAAAAATGTTGAGGATGGAATGGATAG agTTCTCGAACAGGTAAACTTTCAGGAGAAGTTTTCATCATTACCTGAGTTTAAACCCGAAGACATACAGAGTCCAAACGCAATAAGTATAAACACACCAGCTGGGTCTTCAGTTCATACTCCAGCGACTGCTGGTCTTCATTCATCTAATATATCACTGCAGAACTCACGTAAAAAATCGGGTCTTGGATCTCACAGAGCATCAA TGAATGAGGAAGACGCAGAGTCAGACATTTCAGTCTCAGCGACACCAAAATCAACAGCAAGCGTTAAATTAACAGGCAACACATTTTTCGGACCCGATTTCAATGTCGACGCGTTCAGATTGAACTCCGAATTGGGGGGTGAGGGCGAGACAAATTCTCCGAGAACGCCAAAGACTCCAGGCGGGGGAGCGAACACTTCAGTTGGAAGTGCTCGTGCAGATAATGAGCGTGGTCCTCGAAAAGTTCTTGAACGACGCCGGCAATTAGTGATGCAACTATTTCAAGATCAAGGATATTTTCCATCTACCCAAGCCACTTCAAACTTCCAGGCAAAACATTCAGATATATTTCCTAATAAAGCTAGtttgcaattaaaaatacgTGAAGTtcgtcaaaaattaaataattctggTTCTATTCCTCCGATAAGTGCTAGCAGTCTTGTTAGTCCTTTACCAGTACCAGAAGCTTCACCCAATGTTACtg GATCAGTTCCTTCAACATCAATGGGAGCTCCTCAATCACTACCTGTAAGCAGTAGTGGTAGCTAG